A region from the Anomaloglossus baeobatrachus isolate aAnoBae1 chromosome 11, aAnoBae1.hap1, whole genome shotgun sequence genome encodes:
- the LOC142255821 gene encoding uncharacterized protein LOC142255821 encodes MFFFFSSLKASTSRAHDRAPPRPSQGRRRGGGGHSASQRAPDSDGEEAGFINIDLLIDEVREREPLWNMADRRHADSIVTRRLWDEVCHAAIEGWGELNSRGQKKARDKLQKRWRSIRDRFKKQLNQEMQAPSGSGGRRSKYRYFRALSFLRTTMVCRSTVCSTREPASNPTGAIPEQSATGEHRHRPHPSEPSLPSTSVPSTCAGASRETSLPEAAGDEIAFPLPHPSDTAALSRTPLGSGRQRHRGQEKSYAPEFLHLNAAFQNAIQLLAEQNRSSFSFINANMEKNTHELCTRLDRLHLDASKSPNHCFFQAVLERMEKLSPDQQMHLLTNQLTYRL; translated from the exons atgtttttttttttttcttcactaaaggcttcaacttctagggctcacgatagagctcccccaagaccgtcccagggtcgtcgtcgaggtggcggtggtcatagt gcatcacagcgtgctcccgattctgacggtgaggaggccggatttatcaacatcgacctcctcatcgatgaagttagagagagggagccactgtggaacatggctgaccgccgccacgctgattctatcgtaacccgtcgactctgggacgaggtatgccacgcagcgatagaaggttggggggagctcaattctcgtggccagaagaaagcgc gtgacaaacttcagaagcggtggcggtctatcagggatcgcttcaaaaagcagttgaatcaagagatgcaggccccgagtggatccggaggacgcagatccaaataccgttactttagagcgttgtcgttcctccggacaactatggtgtgcagaag caccgtctgcagcactcgggagcctgcatcgaacccgacaggagcgatccctgaacagtccgccactggggaacacaggcacagaccccacccatctgaaccttcccttccatctacatctgtcccatccacctgcgctggagcttcccgtgagacttcattacctgaagctgctggtgacgagatagcttttcccctaccccacccctctgacactgctgccctcagtagaacacctttgggttctgggcgtcagcgtcataggggtcaggaaaagagctatgcgcccgagttcttgcatctaaatgcagccttccagaacgccattcaattattagccgaacaaaatcgttcaagttttagcttcataaatgccaatatggaaaaaaatacacacgaattgtgcacgcgtctggacaggctgcatttagatgcaagtaaatcacccaatcattgtttttttcaagccgtactagagcgcatggaaaagctatctcctgaccagcagatgcat ctgttgacaaaCCAACtgacgtatcgtctgtaa